From Eleftheria terrae, the proteins below share one genomic window:
- a CDS encoding ribonuclease domain-containing protein gives MLALAPGLASSREATPGNQSGLSAVELAELPRQAQETHRLIREGGPFPHDKDGTVFSNRERLLPAKTRGFYREYTVKTPRVRHRGARRIVCGGLQPTLPEACYYTDDHYASFRRIVE, from the coding sequence ATGCTGGCCCTGGCTCCCGGACTCGCTTCATCGCGAGAAGCAACACCGGGGAACCAGTCGGGCCTCAGCGCTGTCGAACTGGCCGAGTTGCCCCGGCAGGCCCAAGAGACCCACCGGCTGATTCGTGAGGGAGGCCCCTTCCCCCACGATAAGGACGGAACGGTGTTCTCCAACCGCGAGCGCTTGCTGCCCGCGAAAACGCGTGGCTTCTACCGAGAGTACACGGTGAAGACGCCTCGTGTGCGCCATCGTGGCGCGCGGCGCATCGTTTGCGGTGGCCTGCAACCCACCCTCCCTGAGGCCTGCTATTACACCGACGACCACTATGCGAGCTTTCGCCGGATCGTCGAATGA
- a CDS encoding barstar family protein — translation MLLQTVRPNIVQSIRAFRVEDLLQTAQDTGQHFLYANLGNAQTKQEVLEGIAEAFLFPPHFGKNFDALYDCMTDLVHKAGPQPGFIVVLEQIPDNPRFDREAREQLLDVFRDAADYWGDRKIPFRCFYSFL, via the coding sequence ATGCTGCTGCAGACCGTCCGTCCGAACATCGTCCAGTCCATCCGCGCCTTCCGCGTGGAAGACCTGTTGCAGACCGCGCAAGACACCGGTCAGCACTTCCTCTATGCGAACCTGGGCAATGCCCAGACCAAACAGGAAGTGCTGGAGGGCATCGCCGAAGCCTTCCTGTTCCCGCCGCACTTCGGCAAGAACTTCGACGCGCTGTACGACTGCATGACCGACCTGGTCCACAAGGCCGGCCCGCAACCCGGCTTCATCGTGGTGCTGGAGCAGATCCCCGACAACCCCCGCTTCGACCGCGAAGCCCGCGAGCAACTGCTCGACGTCTTCCGCGACGCCGCCGACTACTGGGGGGACCGAAAAATACCATTCAGGTGTTTTTATTCTTTTCTGTAG